Sequence from the Bryobacteraceae bacterium genome:
CGCCGCCCGGAGCCCCGTCGGCGTAGCCCGGCCCGGATCCCGCGTAGGTGGTGATGACACCGTTTGCGCCAACGCGACGAATTCGGTGGTTGAAGGTGTCGGCGATGTAGAGGTTGCCGGAAGCGTCGAGCGCGATGCCGCTCGGCGTGTTCATTGAGGCTGCCGTTGCCGCGCCGCCGTCGCCGCCGAACGCCTCGCTCCCATTGCCGGCGACGGTGCTGATGACGCCCGCGGTGGTCACCTTGCGGATGCGGTGGTGGCGCGCGTCCGCGATATAGAGGTTGCCGGCGTTGTCGAAAGCCATCGCGAGAGGCGAGAAGACGGACGCTGCCGTGGCCGGTCCGCCATCACCGCTGAAGGGTTCCAGCCCGTTGCCGGCGACGGTGGAGATCGTGCCATCGGCGGCGACGCGGCGTACGCGGTTGTTGCCGGAGTCGGCGATGTAGATGGAGCCGTCCGGCGCCACGGCCACCCCCTGCGGGTAGCGGAGGCTCGCGTTGATGGCGGGTCCGCCATCGCCGGAAAAGGTGGCGAATCCGTTGCCGGCGATCACGGTGGTGACGCCTGAGCTGCCGATGCGGATCACTTGATGACGGTCATAATCGGCGACGTAGACATTCCCGCCGCGATCGGCGGCAAGGCCGAAAACCTGGCCGAGCGCGGTGGCGGATGCGGTGGAGGTGGTGGGGAACGAGGCGTCGGTGCCCACTTCGGTGGTGATCACCTGCCCGAACACCGGCGCGGAGAAAACGAGCGCCAAGGGAAGCAAAGTTCTGGTGGTCATGGTTCCTGCCGCCTAGTTTACGCCAATCGGCCGGCAGGCCACGTGTTAATTCCCGGTTCGCTTGGATTGCACATCGCGCTCGTATTGTTCGATTCGTCCGAACCAGCCCGTGCCCGCCGGAACGTCCTCCGTGGCGCAGTAGTAATCCCATACGGCCGCCCATGGCAGCGACTTCGACTCTTCGAAAAGCGCCAGGCGCCGGGTGAAGTCGAGGGCGGCTTCGGCGTTTTCGAGAAGGCTGGTTGGCTCAAGCAGCGCGATGAGCAGGGCCTTGAGCAGATTACGCGTCCCGATCACCCACGCGGCCACCCGGTTAATGCTTGCGTCGAAGTAGTCGAGCCCGAGGTGGATCCTCTCGCGCTTGCGGCTGCGCGCCACCTCCCGGGCGATCGCCTGGAGTTCGTCGTCGAGGATCACGACGTGGTCGCTGTCCCAACGTACGGGACGGCTGACGTGCAGGAGCAATCCGGGGCAGAACATGAGCACGGTGGAGATCTTCTCCGAGATTGTTTCGGTGGGATGATAGTGCCCGGCATCAAGGCACAGCAGTTTATGGCGCGAGACGGCGTAGGCGAGATAGAATTCGGCCGATCCGGCGGTGTAACTTTCGAGGCCGATGCCGAACAGCTTGGCTTCCACGGCGTCCAGCACGTGACGTTCGTCGAGGGGCTTGGCGAACATCCGGTCGAGCGAGTCCGTGAGGCGCTCGCGCGGACCGGTTCGATCGATGGGGATGTCCTT
This genomic interval carries:
- a CDS encoding L-rhamnose isomerase codes for the protein MANNQTIHRAFELARERYAELGVDAEAAMKALRTIPVSLHCWQGDDVGGFETAGAGLTGGGIQATGNYPGKARSIDELRRDIEMALALVPGRHRLNLHASYLDNGGRPVARNEIEPRHFQSWIDWAKTNGLGLDFNPTYFSHPLANDGFTLTHADPAIRNFWVEHGIACREIGAEMGRQLGSPAVVNVWIPDGYKDIPIDRTGPRERLTDSLDRMFAKPLDERHVLDAVEAKLFGIGLESYTAGSAEFYLAYAVSRHKLLCLDAGHYHPTETISEKISTVLMFCPGLLLHVSRPVRWDSDHVVILDDELQAIAREVARSRKRERIHLGLDYFDASINRVAAWVIGTRNLLKALLIALLEPTSLLENAEAALDFTRRLALFEESKSLPWAAVWDYYCATEDVPAGTGWFGRIEQYERDVQSKRTGN